In Topomyia yanbarensis strain Yona2022 chromosome 2, ASM3024719v1, whole genome shotgun sequence, one DNA window encodes the following:
- the LOC131683726 gene encoding glucose dehydrogenase [FAD, quinone]-like, which yields MQSSMVRTRVDWQYTAERATDSSLSIVNGTYWPRGKLLGGSGAINGMQYIRGNRKNYDDWAKLGNHGWSWREVLKYFKKSENNKVPEIVNGNGGKYHGVGGYMTIDHFSATTPYHDILKRATKEAGFNQLLEFNAEDHIGYSLFQYNIEGATRDSSAKAFLNPIQNRPNLHIIKNAFVVSLLYGPGNVVQGVDMIIGDRANLRAMARKEVILSAGTVNTPQLLMLSGIGKREDLEPLKIPLRAELSVGENLQDHVFVPIFYSLGKLISDIEQIESKMLIDLFEFTLLNRSQPVTYDRVISIVGFANTKSKTAIFPDIQFLNMFLAKEDIDAIQFFEGIGYETNILDSLTESVEQQDVVAVLVTGIQPRSRGKIRIKSTNPYRHPSIETGYFSDHDDLDVLRRGIRIQQKLFETETFKDYQTEPVVLSIADCDQLQYDSDDYWDCYIRHMSTTLYHPVGTAKMGPKTDPDAVVDEQLRVYGVSGLRVVDASIMPTITSGNTNAPTVMIAEKACDMIKTTHL from the coding sequence ATGCAGTCTAGTATGGTGCGAACCAGAGTCGACTGGCAGTATACGGCAGAGCGGGCAACAGATTCAAGTCTTAGCATTGTGAATGGAACTTACTGGCCCAGGGGGAAGCTGCTTGGTGGAAGTGGTGCAATAAATGGAATGCAATATATTCGTGGAAATCGGAAAAATTACGATGACTGGGCTAAGCTTGGAAATCATGGCTGGAGTTGGAGagaagttttaaaatattttaaaaagtcCGAAAATAATAAAGTTCCTGAAATAGTGAATGGTAATGGTGGAAAATACCATGGAGTAGGAGGATACATGACTATCGATCACTTTTCGGCAACTACACCTTACCACGACATACTAAAACGGGCGACGAAAGAAGCGGGTTTTAACCAGTTATTAGAATTTAATGCCGAAGATCACATAGGGTATTCACTATTTCAGTATAACATAGAAGGAGCCACCAGGGACAGTTCCGCGAAAGCGTTTTTGAATCCCATCCAAAATCGACCCAATCTACACATAATTAAAAATGCATTTGTTGTATCACTTCTGTACGGTCCAGGAAATGTAGTTCAAGGGGTCGATATGATAATAGGAGATCGGGCCAACCTGAGAGCAATGGCAAGAAAGGAAGTTATTCTGTCAGCAGGTACCGTTAATACTCCTCAGCTGCTAATGCTGTCGGGAATAGGTAAACGGGAAGATTTGGAGCCACTGAAAATTCCGTTGCGAGCGGAGCTTAGCGTAGGAGAAAATCTGCAGGATCACGTATTTGTCCCAATATTTTATAGTCTTGGAAAACTGATTTCTGACATCGAACAAATAGAGAGCAAGATGCTAATAGATTTATTTGAGTTTACCTTGCTGAACCGAAGTCAACCTGTTACGTACGATCGCGTCATTAGTATTGTTGGATTCGCAAATACAAAAAGCAAAACTGCGATATTTCCCGATATCCAGTTCTTGAATATGTTTTTGGCCAAAGAAGATATAGACGCGATACAATTTTTCGAAGGCATAGGTtatgaaacaaacattttggaTTCGTTGACAGAAAGCGTAGAACAGCAGGATGTAGTTGCAGTACTAGTCACAGGTATTCAACCGAGGTCACGTGGAAAAATTCGTATCAAATCGACTAATCCATACCGTCACCCGTCGATCGAAACGGGTTACTTTAGCGATCATGATGACCTAGACGTTTTGCGTCGGGGTATCCGGATCCAGCAGAAATTGTTCGAAACGGAAACATTCAAAGATTATCAGACGGAACCTGTAGTTTTAAGTATCGCTGACTGTGACCAACTACAGTACGATTCCGATGACTATTGGGACTGCTATATTCGACATATGAGTACCACGCTGTACCATCCGGTCGGGACGGCGAAAATGGGTCCAAAAACTGATCCCGATGCAGTTGTTGACGAACAGCTACGAGTATATGGAGTTAGCGGGCTACGAGTCGTGGATGCTAGCATTATGCCAACAATAACAAGCGGAAACACTAATGCCCCAACGGTTATGATAGCCGAAAAAGCATGTGATATGATTAAGACTACTCATCTGTAA
- the LOC131683727 gene encoding glucose dehydrogenase [FAD, quinone]-like, translating into MVYELQRTTVDWEYHTERTRRHSLSSVNGVSWPRGLVLRGSGTINGMKYIRGNRRDYDRWKLLGNDGWGWDEVLEYFKKSEDNKVKRLANGKWHSTGGYLSVDYYDDSDPMNRVLTDAADEMGFQELADLNSDEYVGYGRSQFTIANGTRCSPAKAFLSTIQHRKNLHVIKHAFVTTVSFEGNGTAVRGVNFILRNRFSMRALARKEVIISAGAVNTPKLLMLSGIGRRSAIAPVGISQRADLDVGENLQDHVAIPLFFKFNRSSRGIVNLTLEKILNLFIFTLKNRQQPLTNHYVSSVIAFVNTVSSDDPFPDVQFEYTQFKKGGSSSIIVTRAMGYNEQIVQSVHKAELEADVVMARIHVLNPESRGKIRLASNDPYVDPIIDSGYLNDYEDLKTLVRAIRIQTQMLSTDSFRRNEAELHRLPIPACRFILYDTDEYWECYVRHLTTTLYHPSGTTKMGPDSDPGAVVDSRLKVKQVENLRVIDASIMPFIVSGNTNAPTIMIGERGADFIKQDYEL; encoded by the coding sequence ATGGTCTACGAGCTGCAGCGAACGACTGTTGATTGGGAGTACCATACGGAGCGCACGAGGAGACACAGCCTAAGCAGTGTGAACGGAGTCAGTTGGCCGAGAGGTCTCGTGCTGCGTGGATCTGGGACAATCAACGGGATGAAGTACATCAGGGGCAACAGACGCGACTATGACCGATGGAAGCTGCTCGGAAACGATGGATGGGGATGGGATGAGGTGCTGGAGTATTTCAAAAAATCCGAAGATAACAAGGTTAAGCGGCTAGCAAATGGTAAATGGCACAGCACGGGAGGATACTTAAGTGTAGATTATTACGACGATAGTGATCCGATGAATCGGGTACTGACGGATGCTGCGGACGAAATGGGATTCCAAGAGCTGGCAGATTTAAATAGCGATGAGTATGTCGGATATGGACGGTCTCAATTTACGATTGCCAACGGCACTCGTTGTAGTCCAGCTAAAGCTTTTTTGAGTACAATCCAGCATCGAAAAAATTTACATGTTATTAAGCACGCTTTCGTTACAACAGTTTCGTTCGAAGGTAATGGCACTGCGGTACGAGGTGTAAATTTCATTTTACGCAATAGATTCTCGATGCGAGCATTGGCCAGAAAAGAAGTAATTATTTCAGCCGGAGCCGTTAATACCCCTAAATTGTTGATGCTTTCGGGAATCGGACGAAGGTCAGCGATTGCACCGGTTGGAATATCCCAACGCGCTGATTTGGATGTTGGCGAGAACCTTCAGGATCACGTTGCGATACCACTGTTTTTCAAGTTCAACCGATCATCAAGAGGAATTGTCAATCTGACGCTAGAAAAGATACTGAATCTGTTCATATTTACATTGAAAAACCGTCAACAACCACTGACGAATCATTACGTATCAAGTGTAATTGCGTTCGTAAATACAGTTAGTAGTGACGATCCTTTTCCGGATGTCCAATTTGAATATACGCAATTTAAAAAAGGTGGATCATCGTCGATCATTGTGACACGGGCTATGGGCTATAATGAGCAGATTGTACAATCAGTACATAAGGCGGAATTAGAGGCGGATGTAGTTATGGCTCGAATACACGTTCTGAATCCTGAGTCGAGAGGCAAAATCAGACTGGCGAGCAACGATCCATATGTTGATCCTATTATAGACAGCGGTTACCTGAACGATTATGAGGATTTGAAAACACTCGTACGAGCTATCCGTATACAGACACAGATGCTCAGTACGGATTCGTTCCGTCGAAACGAAGCCGAACTTCATCGATTGCCCATCCCAGCGTGTCGGTTCATCCTGTACGATACTGACGAGTATTGGGAGTGTTATGTTCGACATCTTACAACTACATTGTATCACCCGTCGGGAACGACAAAAATGGGACCGGATAGTGATCCGGGTGCGGTGGTGGATTCAAGGTTGAAGGTGAAACAAGTAGAAAACCTGAGAGTCATTGACGCAAGCATTATGCCATTCATCGTGAGCGGGAATACCAATGCTCCTACGATAATGATTGGCGAGAGGGGGGCGGATTTCATTAAGCAAGATTATGAGTTGTGA